A single Pseudomonas sp. DC1.2 DNA region contains:
- a CDS encoding multidrug transporter, translating to MFIGVLLVITWLILLLRYPAKALPVSAAAAVGLGLVATWVVWLDNREVKQLARLELRIAYAPDQCPADRPLQLKMNNGNTVPLTELRWRIAAYAPGDTVNLADNQYAAPRYRGPGELQAGATWEDCLPMPPLRRGYRPQTLEFRAERLQGSFSD from the coding sequence ATGTTCATCGGCGTCCTGCTGGTCATCACCTGGCTGATCCTCCTGTTACGTTACCCGGCCAAGGCTTTACCGGTGTCGGCGGCCGCGGCCGTTGGATTGGGCCTGGTCGCCACGTGGGTGGTCTGGCTGGACAACCGCGAGGTCAAGCAACTGGCGCGCCTTGAGTTGCGTATCGCCTACGCGCCCGATCAGTGCCCGGCCGACCGCCCTCTGCAACTGAAAATGAACAACGGCAACACCGTGCCGCTGACCGAGCTGCGCTGGCGCATCGCCGCTTACGCACCCGGCGACACCGTGAACCTGGCCGACAATCAATACGCCGCGCCGCGCTACCGTGGCCCCGGCGAGTTGCAGGCCGGTGCTACTTGGGAAGACTGCTTGCCAATGCCACCTCTGCGGCGCGGCTACCGCCCCCAAACCCTGGAGTTTCGCGCCGAGCGTTTGCAGGGTAGTTTCTCCGATTGA
- a CDS encoding D-glycerate dehydrogenase: MKKTVLAFSRVTPEMIERLQQDFDVIAPNPKNGDINAQFNEALPRAHGLIGVGRKLGRAQLEHASQLEVVSSVSVGYDNYDVAYFNERGIMLTNTPDVLTESTADLAFALLMSSARRVAELDAWTKAGQWQASVGAPLFGCDVHGKTLGIVGMGNIGAAIARRGRLGFNMPIIYSGNSRKTDLERELGARLRSLDQLLAEADFVCLVVPLSEKTRHLISHRELALMKPGAILVNISRGPVVDEPALIDALQNNRIRGAGLDVYEKEPLAESPLFQLKNAVTLPHIGSATHETREAMANRALANLRSALLGERPQDLVNPQVWKG, from the coding sequence ATGAAAAAAACTGTCCTCGCCTTCAGCCGCGTCACTCCCGAGATGATCGAACGCCTCCAGCAGGATTTCGATGTGATTGCGCCGAACCCGAAAAACGGCGACATCAACGCTCAGTTCAATGAAGCCCTGCCCCGCGCCCACGGTCTGATCGGCGTCGGTCGTAAACTCGGTCGCGCTCAGCTTGAACACGCCAGCCAACTGGAAGTGGTCTCCAGCGTGTCGGTGGGCTACGACAATTACGACGTGGCGTACTTTAACGAACGCGGGATCATGCTCACCAACACCCCCGACGTGCTCACCGAAAGCACGGCCGACCTGGCCTTCGCCCTGCTGATGAGCAGCGCTCGCCGCGTCGCGGAACTGGACGCCTGGACCAAAGCCGGCCAATGGCAGGCCAGCGTTGGCGCACCGCTCTTTGGCTGTGACGTGCATGGCAAGACCTTGGGCATCGTCGGCATGGGCAACATCGGCGCGGCCATTGCCCGTCGAGGTCGCTTGGGTTTCAACATGCCGATTATCTACAGCGGCAACAGCCGCAAGACTGACCTCGAACGGGAACTCGGTGCGCGGTTACGCAGCCTCGACCAACTGCTCGCCGAAGCTGATTTCGTGTGCCTGGTGGTGCCGCTCAGCGAAAAGACCCGACATTTGATCAGCCACCGCGAACTGGCGCTGATGAAACCCGGCGCAATTCTGGTGAACATCTCTCGGGGCCCCGTGGTGGATGAACCGGCGCTGATCGACGCGCTGCAAAACAACCGGATTCGTGGCGCGGGCCTGGATGTCTACGAAAAAGAACCACTGGCCGAGTCGCCATTGTTTCAGTTGAAAAACGCCGTCACGTTGCCGCATATCGGTTCGGCCACCCACGAAACCCGCGAAGCCATGGCCAACCGCGCCCTGGCCAACTTGCGCAGCGCCTTGCTAGGTGAGCGACCGCAGGATCTGGTGAACCCGCAGGTCTGGAAAGGCTGA
- a CDS encoding HlyD family secretion protein, producing the protein MKKLFSLLATLLVLALAMWIGRTLWVHYMNTPWTRDGRVRADIINVAADVTGEVVEVPVRDNQLVKKGDLLMQIDPEHYRIAVKQAQSMVASRKATWEMRKVNAHRRADMDALVISKENRDDASNIADSAMADYQHAQAVLEAAELNLKRTEVRAAVDGYVTNLNVHRGDYARIGEAKMAVVDMNSFWVYGFFEETKLPHVRVGDKADMQLMSGEVLKGHVESISRGIYDRDNPESRELIADVNPTFNWVRLAQRVPVRIHIDDVPDGVLLAAGITCTVVVKQAAVE; encoded by the coding sequence ATGAAAAAGCTCTTCAGCCTGCTCGCGACCCTGTTGGTGCTGGCCCTCGCGATGTGGATCGGCCGCACCTTGTGGGTGCATTACATGAACACGCCGTGGACCCGAGACGGCCGGGTACGCGCTGACATCATCAACGTCGCCGCTGACGTCACCGGCGAAGTGGTGGAGGTGCCGGTGCGGGACAACCAGTTGGTGAAGAAGGGCGATTTGCTGATGCAGATTGACCCTGAACACTACCGGATTGCGGTCAAACAGGCGCAATCAATGGTGGCGTCACGCAAGGCTACGTGGGAGATGCGCAAGGTCAACGCCCATCGCCGCGCGGACATGGACGCGCTGGTGATCTCCAAGGAAAACCGCGACGACGCCAGTAACATCGCCGACTCGGCCATGGCCGATTACCAGCATGCCCAGGCAGTGCTGGAAGCCGCTGAATTGAACCTGAAACGTACTGAGGTCCGTGCCGCGGTGGACGGTTACGTGACCAACCTCAACGTCCATCGCGGTGACTACGCCCGCATCGGCGAAGCGAAAATGGCCGTGGTCGATATGAACTCGTTCTGGGTCTACGGCTTCTTCGAAGAAACCAAACTGCCGCACGTTAGGGTGGGTGATAAGGCCGACATGCAACTGATGAGCGGAGAAGTGCTCAAGGGTCATGTGGAGAGTATTTCTCGCGGCATCTACGACCGCGACAACCCCGAGAGTCGTGAGCTGATTGCCGATGTGAACCCGACGTTTAACTGGGTGCGCTTGGCGCAACGGGTGCCGGTGCGGATTCACATTGATGACGTGCCGGATGGGGTGCTCTTGGCGGCGGGGATTACGTGTACCGTGGTGGTGAAACAGGCTGCTGTTGAGTAA
- a CDS encoding FUSC family protein: MTPLPAPLRWLYSLEWRRGFFDWARSDGVTWVYIFKVLFAAFLTLWLAMRLELPQPRTAMITVFIVMQPQSGHVLAKSFYRFLGTLAGSTVMVALIALFAQNTELFLGSLAIWVGICTAGAARYRNFRAYGFVLAGYTAAMVGLPALAHPEGAFMAAVWRVLEISLGIMCSTVISAAILPQSASAAMRNALYQRFGVFALFVTDGLRGRSQREAFEASNVRFIAEAVGLEGLRSVTVFEDPHMRRRNGRLSRLNSEFMSLTTRFNALHQLLERLRNSEADHVVAAIKPGLQDLAELLDGFSGRALTNADAARLVIALSAYKEGLPARVRRLRATFQEGDPSDAEQLDFHTAYELLYRFVDDLHNYAQTHASLADHHHAREQWDEPFTPQTNWLASAASGIRASFILVVLGSYWVATAWPSGATMTMIAAATVGLSAATPNPKRMAFQMACGTLLGALIGFVEMFFIFPWIDGFPLLCVMLAPVIVLGSFLTSRPQYAGVGLGLLIFFSTGSVPDNLTVYNPYTFINDYIAMVLGMLVCAAAGAIILPPNSRWLWRRLEQDLRGQVVYAISGKLKGLGSSFESRTRDLLHQAYGFAAGQPHVQRDLLRWMFVVLEVGHAIIELRKEQAILPVHPAYAQSQPWRQAIRVMGRSLVRLFLQPSQSNLERGLIAVDHAISRVQATDEPFAPHFDTSALRRVKSYLHFIRTSLLDPQSPLAGYLKAMAANAPQGVRHAA, translated from the coding sequence ATGACTCCCTTGCCCGCTCCATTGCGCTGGCTGTATTCCCTTGAATGGCGTCGAGGTTTTTTCGACTGGGCGCGCAGCGACGGCGTGACCTGGGTCTACATTTTCAAGGTGCTGTTTGCCGCGTTCCTGACGTTGTGGCTGGCCATGCGTCTGGAATTGCCCCAACCGCGCACGGCAATGATCACGGTGTTCATCGTCATGCAGCCGCAAAGCGGTCATGTATTGGCCAAGAGCTTCTATCGCTTCCTCGGCACACTGGCCGGGTCGACGGTGATGGTCGCGCTGATCGCGCTGTTTGCGCAGAACACCGAGTTGTTCCTCGGCTCACTGGCGATCTGGGTCGGTATCTGCACGGCGGGTGCAGCGCGCTATCGCAACTTTCGCGCCTATGGTTTTGTGCTGGCGGGGTACACGGCGGCGATGGTCGGATTGCCGGCGTTGGCGCACCCGGAAGGCGCGTTCATGGCCGCCGTCTGGCGAGTCTTGGAAATCTCCCTGGGGATTATGTGCTCGACCGTGATCAGCGCCGCGATCCTGCCGCAAAGCGCCAGCGCCGCCATGCGCAACGCCTTGTACCAGCGCTTCGGGGTGTTTGCACTGTTCGTCACCGACGGCTTGCGCGGTCGTAGCCAGCGTGAGGCGTTTGAAGCGAGTAACGTGCGTTTCATCGCCGAGGCGGTGGGCCTTGAAGGCTTGCGCAGCGTTACGGTGTTTGAAGACCCGCACATGCGTCGGCGCAACGGTCGGCTTAGTCGCTTGAACAGCGAATTCATGAGCCTCACCACGCGCTTCAACGCCTTGCACCAGTTGCTTGAACGCCTGCGCAACAGCGAGGCCGACCACGTGGTGGCGGCGATCAAACCCGGTTTGCAGGACCTTGCCGAATTGCTCGACGGCTTCAGCGGTCGGGCCTTGACCAACGCCGATGCGGCACGGCTGGTGATCGCCTTGAGCGCTTACAAAGAGGGTTTGCCGGCGCGGGTTCGCCGCTTACGGGCGACCTTTCAGGAGGGCGATCCGAGCGACGCCGAGCAACTGGATTTTCACACCGCCTACGAATTGCTTTATCGCTTCGTCGACGATTTGCACAATTATGCGCAGACCCACGCGTCGCTGGCCGATCACCACCACGCGCGTGAGCAATGGGATGAACCATTCACCCCGCAAACCAACTGGCTGGCCTCGGCCGCTTCGGGGATTCGCGCATCGTTCATTCTGGTGGTGCTCGGCAGTTATTGGGTCGCCACCGCGTGGCCGAGCGGGGCGACGATGACGATGATTGCCGCCGCCACCGTGGGCTTGTCCGCGGCTACGCCGAACCCGAAACGCATGGCGTTTCAGATGGCTTGCGGGACATTGCTGGGGGCGCTGATCGGCTTCGTCGAGATGTTTTTCATCTTCCCCTGGATCGATGGGTTCCCGTTGCTCTGCGTGATGCTCGCGCCTGTGATCGTGCTCGGTTCATTCCTGACATCGCGGCCGCAATACGCCGGTGTCGGCCTGGGCTTGCTGATTTTCTTCAGCACCGGTTCGGTGCCTGACAACCTCACGGTCTACAACCCTTACACCTTTATCAACGACTACATCGCCATGGTGCTCGGCATGTTGGTGTGCGCCGCCGCCGGGGCGATTATTTTGCCGCCCAACAGCCGCTGGTTGTGGCGTCGCCTGGAGCAGGACCTACGCGGGCAAGTGGTGTATGCGATCAGCGGCAAGCTCAAAGGCTTGGGGTCGAGCTTCGAAAGTCGTACCCGCGATCTGCTGCACCAAGCGTATGGCTTTGCAGCGGGGCAGCCGCACGTGCAACGGGACTTGCTGCGCTGGATGTTTGTGGTGCTGGAAGTCGGCCACGCAATCATCGAGTTGCGTAAGGAACAAGCGATTCTGCCTGTTCACCCGGCCTATGCCCAATCCCAGCCATGGCGCCAGGCAATCCGCGTGATGGGACGCTCACTGGTGCGACTGTTCCTGCAACCGAGCCAGAGCAATCTGGAGCGCGGCTTGATTGCGGTCGACCATGCGATCAGCCGCGTGCAAGCCACCGATGAACCCTTCGCCCCGCACTTCGACACGTCAGCGTTGCGCCGGGTGAAGAGCTACCTGCACTTCATCCGCACCTCGTTGCTGGACCCGCAATCGCCACTCGCCGGCTACCTGAAAGCGATGGCTGCAAACGCACCTCAAGGAGTTAGACATGCCGCGTGA
- a CDS encoding DUF4440 domain-containing protein: protein MTDYTDYVDEVIQAHVAIEQWFAVEEDEAALKRLLARFSPQFSMVSPLGRVLDLEALSALFRMAGGKKHGFRIELSELRGIALHERGATLSYREQQTDASGLHSDRRSTVVFEKQASGKVVWRHLQETFCSE, encoded by the coding sequence ATGACTGACTACACCGACTACGTTGACGAAGTGATCCAGGCCCATGTTGCAATCGAACAATGGTTTGCCGTGGAAGAAGACGAAGCGGCGCTGAAACGTCTGCTGGCGCGCTTTTCGCCGCAGTTCTCTATGGTTTCGCCGTTGGGACGGGTGTTGGATCTGGAGGCGTTGAGTGCGCTGTTTCGAATGGCCGGCGGGAAGAAGCACGGGTTCAGGATTGAACTCAGCGAGCTGCGTGGTATTGCACTGCATGAACGCGGCGCGACGCTGAGTTACCGCGAGCAGCAGACGGATGCCTCGGGCTTGCACTCGGATCGGCGCTCGACGGTGGTGTTTGAGAAACAAGCGTCGGGCAAGGTGGTTTGGCGGCATTTGCAGGAGACGTTTTGCAGTGAGTGA
- a CDS encoding SDR family oxidoreductase, whose amino-acid sequence MPVALITGCSSGIGRATADVFKAAGYKVWASARKTEDVVALEAAGFIAVQLDVNDGPALEALSERINQQHGGLDVLINNAGYGAMGPLLDGGVPAMQRQFETNVFAVVGVTRALFPVLRRAKGLVVNIGSVSGVLVTPFAGAYCASKAAVHALSDALRMELAPFGIRVMEVQPGAIDTRFAKNAGHEAEQLISEQSPWWPLREGIRARAKASQDNPTPASEFAAGLLKAVQQSTPPRLLRLGNGSRALPLLAGLLPKGLLESGLMKRFGLRGQL is encoded by the coding sequence ATGCCCGTTGCACTGATTACCGGATGTTCCAGCGGCATTGGCCGCGCCACGGCTGATGTATTTAAAGCGGCCGGTTACAAGGTCTGGGCCAGTGCCCGCAAGACTGAAGATGTGGTCGCGCTGGAAGCAGCCGGATTTATCGCCGTGCAACTCGACGTCAACGATGGGCCGGCGCTCGAAGCATTAAGCGAGCGGATCAACCAGCAACATGGCGGCCTCGACGTGCTGATCAACAATGCCGGCTACGGCGCCATGGGGCCGCTGCTCGATGGCGGCGTGCCAGCCATGCAGCGCCAGTTTGAAACCAACGTGTTTGCGGTGGTTGGCGTGACCCGCGCGCTGTTCCCGGTGTTGCGTCGCGCCAAAGGCTTAGTGGTAAACATCGGCAGTGTGTCCGGGGTTCTGGTCACGCCGTTCGCCGGCGCTTATTGCGCGTCAAAAGCGGCGGTGCATGCCTTGAGCGATGCATTGCGCATGGAGTTGGCACCGTTCGGCATCCGTGTGATGGAAGTCCAGCCAGGCGCCATCGACACCCGTTTCGCCAAGAATGCGGGGCATGAAGCCGAGCAGTTGATCAGCGAACAATCGCCATGGTGGCCGCTACGTGAAGGCATTCGCGCACGGGCAAAAGCGTCGCAAGACAACCCGACCCCGGCCAGTGAATTTGCTGCGGGGTTGCTCAAAGCCGTGCAGCAGAGCACACCGCCACGATTGCTGCGGTTGGGCAATGGCAGCCGGGCGTTGCCGTTACTGGCGGGGTTGTTGCCAAAAGGGTTGCTGGAGTCGGGGTTGATGAAGCGGTTCGGGTTGCGTGGGCAACTCTAG
- a CDS encoding LysR family transcriptional regulator → MDTLQNMRAFSYVAEAGSFTAAAVQLDTTTANVSRAVSNLEAHLQTRLLNRTTRRIALTEAGKRYLLRCEQILAYVEEAEAEASDAHARPAGQLKVHTMTGIGQHFVIDAIARYRKTHPDVTFDLTMANRVPDLLDEGYDVSIVLASELPDSGFVSQRLGITYSIVCASPAYVKTHGCAQKPSDLLNHACLRLVSPVIPLEKWTFDGPEGQEMVTINSSPFLVNSADAMKTAITSGMGVGVLPVYAAIEGLRNGTLVRVMPNYRSQELNLYAIYPSRQYLDAKIKTWVEYLRGSLPDILAAHQAELAAYELSGSFGGVRVAN, encoded by the coding sequence ATGGACACTTTGCAAAATATGCGCGCCTTCAGTTACGTGGCCGAGGCTGGCAGTTTCACCGCCGCCGCGGTGCAACTGGACACCACCACCGCCAACGTCTCGCGCGCGGTGTCCAACTTGGAAGCCCATCTGCAAACCCGCCTGCTCAACCGCACCACCCGCCGCATCGCCCTGACCGAGGCCGGCAAACGCTATTTGCTGCGTTGCGAGCAAATTCTGGCCTACGTCGAAGAAGCCGAAGCCGAAGCCAGCGACGCTCACGCCCGCCCGGCTGGCCAGCTCAAAGTGCATACCATGACCGGCATCGGTCAGCACTTTGTGATCGACGCCATCGCCCGCTACCGCAAAACCCACCCCGATGTGACCTTCGACCTGACCATGGCCAATCGCGTGCCGGACCTGCTGGACGAGGGCTATGACGTGTCCATCGTGCTCGCCAGCGAGCTGCCAGACTCGGGTTTCGTCTCACAGCGCCTGGGCATTACCTACAGCATCGTTTGCGCTTCCCCGGCCTATGTGAAAACCCACGGCTGTGCGCAAAAGCCCAGCGACCTGCTCAACCACGCCTGCCTGCGCCTGGTGAGCCCAGTGATCCCGCTGGAAAAATGGACTTTCGACGGCCCTGAAGGTCAGGAGATGGTCACCATTAATAGCTCACCGTTTTTGGTCAACTCCGCCGACGCGATGAAAACCGCGATCACCAGCGGCATGGGCGTTGGCGTACTGCCGGTGTACGCCGCCATCGAAGGGCTGCGCAACGGCACGCTGGTACGGGTGATGCCGAACTACCGCTCCCAGGAACTGAACCTGTACGCCATCTACCCGTCGCGCCAATACCTCGATGCGAAGATCAAAACCTGGGTTGAATACCTGAGGGGCTCGTTGCCCGATATCCTGGCGGCGCATCAGGCGGAATTGGCAGCGTATGAATTGAGTGGGAGTTTCGGTGGGGTTCGAGTGGCGAACTGA
- a CDS encoding efflux transporter outer membrane subunit, giving the protein MPRRINRALKTLSVLALTLAISGCIGTAGIAPHGKALEADSLATDEAIRNAAQDAHWPNAQWWQAYGDPQLNRWIDLAVHGSPTMAMAIARLRLAKSMAGVAESAESLQITGESTLKRHHWATDQFYGPGELANTTTWDNNASLGFSYALDLWGRESNTTERAVDMAHMTAAEARQAQLELQNNIVRAYIELSLHYAQRDIVEATLAQQQQILDLAQKRLNGGIGTHFEVSQAETPLPETHRQLDALDEKIALSRNQLAALAGKGPGEGAQLQRPTLALGAALKLPSSLPAQLLGQRPDVVASRWQVAAQARGIDVAHAGFYPNVDLVGSLGFMATGGEALTFLTGKKLSYSAGPAISLPIFDGGRLRSELGEASAGYDIAVARYSQTLVNALKNISDQLIRRESMDKQQVFAAESVATAQKTYDIALIAYQRGLTDYLNVLNAQTLLFKQQQVQQQVQAARLSAHAELVTALGGGLGAGSDVPTVSQTVAPKTPALLKSLSN; this is encoded by the coding sequence GTGCCGCGTCGCATCAACAGAGCGCTCAAGACGCTCAGTGTTTTGGCTTTAACCCTGGCTATCAGCGGCTGCATCGGTACCGCAGGCATTGCCCCGCACGGCAAGGCGCTGGAGGCCGATTCACTGGCCACCGACGAAGCTATTCGCAACGCTGCACAGGACGCTCACTGGCCCAACGCGCAATGGTGGCAGGCCTATGGCGACCCACAACTGAATCGCTGGATCGACCTCGCCGTACACGGTAGTCCGACCATGGCCATGGCCATCGCTCGGCTGCGTCTGGCTAAATCGATGGCGGGGGTCGCCGAGTCGGCTGAGTCGTTGCAGATCACTGGCGAGTCCACGCTCAAGCGTCATCACTGGGCTACCGATCAGTTCTACGGCCCCGGCGAATTGGCCAACACCACCACCTGGGACAACAACGCCTCGTTGGGCTTCAGTTATGCCCTCGATCTCTGGGGGCGTGAAAGCAATACCACCGAGCGCGCCGTGGACATGGCGCACATGACGGCGGCCGAAGCACGCCAGGCCCAGCTCGAATTGCAGAACAACATCGTGCGGGCTTACATCGAACTCTCGTTGCATTACGCGCAACGGGACATCGTTGAGGCGACACTCGCGCAACAGCAGCAAATCCTCGACTTGGCGCAAAAGCGTTTGAACGGCGGGATCGGCACGCATTTTGAGGTCAGTCAGGCCGAAACGCCGCTACCGGAAACCCATCGGCAGCTCGATGCCCTGGACGAAAAAATCGCCCTGAGCCGCAACCAACTTGCTGCGCTGGCAGGCAAAGGTCCGGGCGAAGGCGCACAGTTGCAGCGGCCGACGCTGGCGTTGGGCGCGGCGCTGAAACTGCCGTCTTCGTTGCCCGCGCAACTGCTCGGTCAACGTCCAGATGTGGTTGCCAGCCGCTGGCAAGTGGCGGCCCAGGCCCGAGGCATCGATGTTGCTCACGCCGGTTTTTACCCCAATGTCGATCTGGTGGGCAGCTTGGGCTTCATGGCCACCGGCGGTGAAGCGTTGACGTTTTTGACCGGCAAGAAGCTCAGTTACAGCGCAGGTCCGGCGATTTCACTGCCGATTTTCGATGGCGGCCGTCTGCGTTCGGAATTGGGCGAGGCCTCGGCCGGGTATGACATCGCGGTGGCCAGGTACAGCCAGACGCTGGTCAATGCGCTGAAGAACATCTCCGATCAGTTGATTCGCCGTGAGTCGATGGACAAGCAACAGGTGTTCGCCGCCGAGTCGGTGGCTACTGCGCAGAAGACCTATGACATTGCGCTGATTGCCTATCAGCGCGGGCTCACCGATTACCTCAACGTGCTGAATGCGCAGACGTTGCTGTTCAAACAGCAGCAGGTTCAACAGCAGGTTCAGGCCGCACGCCTGAGTGCTCACGCCGAACTGGTGACCGCACTCGGCGGCGGACTCGGTGCCGGCAGCGATGTGCCGACAGTCAGCCAGACCGTCGCGCCGAAAACCCCGGCGTTGCTTAAGAGCCTCTCCAATTGA
- a CDS encoding DUF1656 domain-containing protein: MPREIAFHGVYMPTMTLMFFIAAALAWALDRFLSGFDLYRFFWHPALLRLSLFICLFGALALTVYR; the protein is encoded by the coding sequence ATGCCGCGTGAAATTGCCTTCCACGGCGTGTATATGCCGACCATGACGCTGATGTTTTTCATCGCGGCGGCGCTGGCCTGGGCGCTGGACCGGTTCTTGTCCGGGTTCGATCTGTACCGCTTTTTCTGGCACCCAGCGCTGTTGCGCCTGAGTCTGTTTATTTGTCTGTTCGGCGCCCTGGCGCTGACTGTTTACCGTTGA